From the genome of Anopheles merus strain MAF unplaced genomic scaffold, AmerM5.1 LNR4000456, whole genome shotgun sequence, one region includes:
- the LOC121602447 gene encoding uncharacterized protein LOC121602447 gives MASSKPVSIPEWMTSSFFIDAIAKAFNITLSEFSIEHLDVRPATEAGDNFVSIMYRVKLTVLLNAEQDPKIVSLIVKALPQLGLSEEMITSMNVFPKEMAVYTEILPAFEALYSERGVNVAFGPRCLKHCTEPTDIIVMEDLKDRDFQMAERQKGLDLEHCHTLLRRLAQFHAASAVYYERNGPYDAKFKEGMYAEKNRAMFEQFQAQHDRFMYDVMCKWPNNGKLYAELMKGWGMDMFDAMLRITKPDPAKFNVLNHGDMWCNNMMFQYDGSSKIKEITLVDFQMCMWGSPVIDLHYFIFSSVRANLKLRELDHLICYYYEQLTENLTLLQYGGARPSLQDLHSDFTERQLYGLSTAFSVFPICVMEKTENASIDLMLDQGDAGTAFKQKMYNGPAYVEQMAPILEYFYNSGAFDINQLGSQRPAEIECDHALHLPLWLDRRFFDDVVAAKLGPCPAGERRHIRNVRVALATSKGDNYASMLYRAKVDVLTQGTGVVESFSTIVKAPPKGVLAEHTAYLAFSTREIQMYRELLPAFERLYHDKGETVRFSPRCLKVCEAIPADVMVLEDLAHNGNYRMADRRAGLDQHHTELVLEQLAKLHASSAVFVEQGNTLSGDFSGPKVIESLKTMGKELFQPMLDSLVEFMADWDFLTPDHYTDLKAAAKDAFDQLATIITPREDRFNVLNHGDLWVNNVMFSYASGATDAPTATGVTLLDFQMCCWASPMVDLHSFLFSSVRADLKLTHLNYFLRYYQEKLADSLVLLGYRKRIPTLQQLLVDFNDLLMCGLVSALLALPFALVPNVEDASLDAVVEGSTEAGQRFQKQMFDNEELKTQLKVLLPYFRNRGVPRKGSL, from the exons ATGGCGTCATCGAAACCCGTCTCAATTCCGGAATGGATGACGAgcagtttttttattgatgcgaTCGCCAAAGCGTTCAACATTACGCTAAGTGAATTCAGCATCGAGCATTTGGACGTTCGACCGGCTACGGAAGCCGGTGACAACTTTGTCTCGATCATGTACCGCGTGAAGCTGACGGTGCTGCTGAACGCCGAGCAGGATCCGAAGATCGTTTCGCTTATCGTGAAGGCGCTGCCGCAGTTGGGCCTCTCCGAGGAAATGATCACGTCGATGAACGTCTTCCCGAAGGAGATGGCCGTGTACACGGAAATATTGCCCGCCTTTGAGGCACTGTACAGTGAGCGAGGGGTAAACGTTGCCTTTGGTCCACGCTGCCTAAAGCACTGCACCGAGCCGACGGACATTATCGTAATGGAGGATTTGAAGGATCGCGACTTTCAAATGGCCGAGCGCCAGAAGGGGCTCGATCTCGAGCACTGTCACACGTTGCTGCGACGGTTGGCCCAGTTCCATGCGGCCTCTGCCGTTTACTACGAGCGGAATGGACCGTACGATGCGAAGTTTAAGGAGGGAATGTACGCGGAAAAGAACCGTGCCATGTTCGAGCAATTCCAGGCACAGCATGACCGATTCATGTACGACGTGATGTGCAAATGGCCAAACAATGGGAAGCTATACGCAGAGCTTATG AAAGGTTGGGGCATGGACATGTTTGATGCGATGTTACGCATCACGAAACCTGACCCGGCCAAGTTTAACGTGCTAAACCACGGTGACATGTGGTGTAACAACATGATGTTCCAGTACGACGGCAGCAGCAAGATCAAAGAAATAACGCTC GTTGACTTCCAGATGTGCATGTGGGGCTCCCCGGTAATTGACCTTCACTATTTCATCTTTTCCTCGGTGCGCGCCAACCTGAAACTGCGCGAGCTAGACCACTTGATCTGTTACTATTACGAGCAGTTAACCGAGAACTTGACCCTGCTCCAGTACGGCGGTGCGCGTCCCTCACTCCAAGACCTACACTCGGATTTCACCGAGCGGCAGCTGTACGGACTCAGTACGGCCTTTTCCGTGTTTCCCATCTGCGTGATGGAGAAGACGGAGAATGCCTCGATCGATCTGATGCTGGACCAGGGCGACGCCGGAACCGCTTTCAAGCAGAAGATGTACAACGGACCGGCGTACGTCGAGCAGATGGCTCCGATCCTGGAGTACTTCTACAACTCCGGCGCATTCGACATCAACCAGCTGGGCAGCCAGCGTCCGGCCGAGATCGAGTGCGATCACGCACTCCACCTGCCGCTGTGGCTGGATCGACGATTTTTCGACGACGTAGTAGCGGCTAAGCTTGGACCGTGCCCGGCCGGCGAGCGACGACACATCCGTAACGTACGCGTGGCACTTGCGACCAGCAAGGGCGATAACTACGCATCGATGCTGTACCGCGCCAAGGTCGACGTACTTACCCAAGGCACTGGGGTGGTGGAGAGCTTCTCGACGATTGTAAAAGCACCGCCGAAGGGTGTGCTGGCGGAACATACGGCGTACCTAGCCTTCTCGACTCGCGAGATACAGATGTACCGGGAGTTGTTGCCTGCGTTCGAGCGACTGTACCACGATAAGGGCGAGACCGTACGCTTCAGCCCACGTTGCTTGAAGGTGTGCGAAGCCATTCCGGCGGACGTGATGGTGCTAGAGGATCTGGCACACAACGGCAACTACCGCATGGCGGACCGTCGTGCGGGGTTGGATCAGCACCATACCGAGCTGGTGCTAGAACAGCTGGCCAAACTGCACGCCAGCTCGGCGGTGTTTGTCGAGCAAGGTAACACCCTTTCGGGCGACTTCAGCGGGCCGAAGGTGATTGAAAGTCTCAAAACGATGGGCAAGGAACTGTTCCAACCCATGCTGGACAGTTTGGTCGAGTTTATGGCGGACTGGGACTTTTTGACGCCCGACCACTACACCGATCTGAAGGCAGCGGCAAAGGACGCGTTCGATCAGCTGGCCACCATTATCACCCCACGGGAGGATCGTTTCAATGTGCTAAATCACGGCGATCTGTGGGTGAACAATGTGATGTTTAGCTACGCATCCGGTGCCACAGACGCACCGACGGCCACCGGCGTTACGCTGCTCGACTTTCAAATGTGCTGCTGGGCCTCGCCGATGGTCGATTTGCACAGCTTCCTGTTCTCCTCCGTTCGGGCGGACCTGAAGCTTACCCATCTGAACTACTTCCTGCGCTACTATCAGGAAAAGTTGGCGGACAGTCTGGTGCTGCTCGGGTACCGGAAGCGCATCCCaacgctgcagcagctgctggtcGACTTTAACGATCTGCTAATGTGTGGTTTGGTGAGCGCCCTGTTGGCACTGCCGTTCGCGCTCGTTCCGAACGTGGAAGATGCTTCGCTGGACGCTGTTGTTGAAGGCTCGACCGAGGCTGGACAACGCTTCCAGAAGCAGATGTTTGACAATGAGGAGCTGAAAACGCAACTGAAGGTCTTGCTGCCTTACTTCCGCAACCGGGGAGTGCCACGTAAAGGCAGTTTGTAA
- the LOC121602448 gene encoding uncharacterized protein LOC121602448: protein MTSSASAAVSVPEWMTKEYFVDAIVVKLGKPATDFTITDLDVRRATEAGDNYASILYRVRVSVRLHNTDGAPMDISLIVKALPKLSLTDEMVKLMNLFPKEIAMYTNVLPRLEQLYHEAGRTSVHFGPRCLKHSTEPTDVIVLEDLRERQFTMANRRQGLDMEHTRLVLRRMAQFHAASVVLEDHRGPYGELFREGMFTEKGRAMSEQFQKGQADFFQKIMRCWSEKAQHCASVMQHWGMDLFDSLIRVTRANRKGFNVLNHGDMWCNNILFQYNEDSTVNDILLIDYQLCFWASPAIDLIYFMFTSVNGDFKLSQLNYMVQYYHEHLVDSLKFLGYTGTVPLLKELHSDIISHHLFGYMICFSILPICLMEKTDDASMDLMLDQGAAGESFKLKMYTNPVYVRQMEQLMEYFFDMGVHDLLQIGTQRPARIDCDPSLELPLWLDREFVEHIVDAKFGTAPGDKRTVRSVYTKNAAKKGDSYAAALYSVKVELLWKDAGVEETLSLIVKAPPKGIAASYSLDKEVYVRELYLYEHLIPAFEALYRSKGVSVKLGPRYYKPRVGLPVEVIVLEDLTISGYRMAIRQDCLDQAHLEVALNHLAQFHAASAVYSESGKTLPAILTASSADRQMAAKTDHMFAPSLDSLFGYMREWDFAGEFVDDLETVAKQIYQLLVDTWTLNPDGFNVLNHGDAWLNNMLFAYNDYDGSVDRMALIDFQFPSWGSPVFDLIHFLFSSARADLKLSKQAYFLRYYQERLVHNLVLLGYGKPLPTLRQLHLDFNDRLTFAIKTVVIDLPYVLVDDTDDASQEAAIVQTEVGQRFQKLLFNNERYKEQLKDLLPYFRSRGLLTPLAANSKRGLCSALEMAYFKWINNDLLTGLLSEQHGTSFKRLIAYDVSFATKKGDNYASEMYRVSVQYDIGNIVKKRIILKVMPSGELQQKVMEENSIYSREIEIYSQIMPRIYKLLRSIGDVSIISPLCLATANIPKQMLVFEDVSEQSFKMVDRRLGLDLDHARLVIVKLAKLHACSRIVYEAEPTLFDLMMQGCISEDPKKQTFLPYYRRCVGQVMRLVQQWNKDGRWNSILGKLDKLRDKIIPYGCDVYHRRDDCFNVLNHNDIWVNNMMFQFEQGTGVKDVLLLDYQLSFYGSPGIDLNFLLYGSLQPEIRKLHLMELVQLYHTTLRGTLEQLHYGGTIPSLPDIHVEIIRKGFHRVNAVFQQMPVAMMERSEDADMDLILGEGERSETCRRELFDNPRYVSILPALLQEFDLAVMPENTLPACLNASADAPDWLNEVYVEQMLRCAFKDASIKVRKLDVFYAVPKGNNYASIIFRIGVTYHSQLQYEIARTFIVKGMITEGIAGEKLRQYDVQRKEMDVYQFVIPELKLLMKSIGEPGELYPTALIVDRKREVIVFKDLTPEGYRMVDRTQGMDIVHMKMAIKLMAKMHASSLKMREQQPNIFVPYNTCIVTRETDAFYPMFVHIFNALTDEVGKWGSEWKYYHEKLQQLAPNFVEYSQRVVDNDPASDDLCVFVQGDMWVNNFLYKYDGQGNPIDAVLLDFQYCTYGTPMIDFCYLYYTSARDDIRQNCFDELLQYYYYQLVDYARRLHYRARLPTLYQFLQQTQRKMFYAVYSTFIALPVQMNDNTADADFEALMCNDERARNFKRMVVANEKYQTILRGLLPQFDRKGLLDKLD, encoded by the exons ATGACATCATCTGCCAGTGCTGCGGTGAGTGTTCCGGAATGGATGACAAAAGAGTACTTTGTCGATGCGATAGTGGTGAAGCTGGGCAAACCGGCCACTGATTTTACGATCACCGACCTGGACGTTCGGCGCGCAACGGAGGCGGGTGATAATTATGCCTCCATTCTGTACCGCGTGCGCGTTTCGGTCCGTCTGCACAATACCGACGGCGCGCCGATGGACATTTCGCTGATTGTGAAGGCACTGCCAAAGCTTTCGCTGACAGATGAAATGGTGAAGCTGATGAACCTGTTCCCGAAAGAGATCGCCATGTACACGAACGTGCTGCCCCGCCTGGAGCAGCTGTACCATGAGGCGGGCCGAACCAGCGTGCACTTTGGTCCGCGCTGTCTCAAGCACAGCACCGAACCGACCGATGTGATAGTGCTGGAAGATTTGCGCGAACGCCAGTTTACGATGGCCAACCGGCGGCAGGGACTGGACATGGAGCATACGCGCCTGGTACTGCGCCGAATGGCGCAGTTTCATGCCGCGTCGGTCGTGCTGGAGGATCATCGCGGCCCGTACGGGGAGCTGTTCCGGGAGGGCATGTTCACCGAGAAGGGGCGCGCGATGAGCGAGCAGTTTCAGAAGGGACAGGCCGATTTCTTCCAGAAAATTATGCGCTGCTGGTCGGAAAAGGCGCAACATTGCGCCAGCGTGATG CAACATTGGGGCATGGATTTGTTTGACTCGCTGATTCGCGTAACCCGCGCCAATCGGAAGGGATTCAACGTGCTGAATCATGGCGATATGTGGTGCAATAACATTCTGTTCCAATACAATGAGGACAGCACGGTGAACGATATCTTGTTG ATCGACTATCAGCTTTGCTTCTGGGCTTCCCCTGCAATCGATCTGATCTATTTCATGTTCACCTCGGTCAATGGAGATTTCAAGCTGTCGCAGCTGAACTACATGGTGCAGTACTACCACGAGCATCTCGTCGACAGTCTGAAGTTTCTCGGGTACACTGGTACcgtgccgctgctgaaggAGCTCCACTCGGACATCATCTCACACCATCTGTTCGGATACATGATTTGCTTTTCCATACTACCCATCTGCTTGATGGAGAAAACGGACGACGCCTCGATGGATTTGATGCTGGATCAGGGCGCGGCGGGCGAATCCTTCAAGCTGAAAATGTACACCAATCCGGTGTATGTGCGGCAGATGGAGCAACTGATGGAGTATTTCTTCGACATGGGTGTGCACGATTTGCTGCAAATCGGAACACAGCGCCCAGCACGTATCGACTGTGATCCTTCGCTAGAGTTGCCCCTCTGGTTGGATCGCGAGTTCGTAGAACACATTGTTGACGCTAAGTTTGGCACTGCACCTGGTGATAAGCGAACTGTCCGCAGCGTATACACGAAGAACGCAGCGAAGAAGGGTGACAGTTACGCTGCAGCCCTATACTCGGTCAAGGTGGAGCTGCTATGGAAGGATGCTGGCGTGGAGGAAACACTCTCGCTTATCGTCAAAGCGCCACCAAAGGGAATTGCCGCATCCTACTCCCTAGATAAGGAGGTGTACGTGCGAGAGCTTTACCTGTACGAGCACCTAATTCCCGCCTTTGAAGCACTTTACCGTAGCAAGGGAGTATCGGTGAAGCTAGGACCACGGTACTACAAACCACGCGTCGGTTTACCGGTGGAGGTGATCGTGCTGGAAGATTTAACAATCTCCGGATACCGTATGGCTATCAGACAGGATTGCTTAGACCAGGCTCACTTGGAGGTTGCACTTAATCATCTGGCCCAGTTCCACGCTGCTTCAGCGGTCTATAGCGAATCGGGCAAAACGCTACCCGCGATACTCACCGCATCGTCCGCCGACCGGCAGATGGCAGCAAAAACCGATCACATGTTTGCCCCTTCGCTGGACAGTTTGTTTGGATATATGAGAGAGTGGGATTTTGCGGGCGAATTTGTAGACGATTTGGAAACCGTTGCAAAACAGATCTACCAGCTGCTTGTGGACACGTGGACCCTCAATCCGGATGGTTTCAATGTACTCAATCATGGCGACGCCTGGCTTAACAATATGCTGTTCGCATACAACGACTACGATGGGTCCGTCGATCGTATGGCACTGATCGACTTTCAATTTCCGTCCTGGGGCTCGCCCGTGTTCGATCTGATTCACTTCCTGTTCTCCTCCGCACGGGCTGATTTGAAGCTCTCCAAGCAAGCTTACTTTTTACGCTACTATCAGGAACGCTTGGTGCACAACCTGGTGCTGCTCGGGTACGGGAAACCACTGCCGACGCTTCGGCAGCTTCACCTTGATTTTAATGATCGTTTGACTTTTGCCATCAAGACTGTCGTGATCGATTTACCGTACGTGCTGGTAGACGACACAGACGATGCATCGCAGGAAGCGGCCATCGTACAGACGGAAGTGGGACAAAGGTTTCAGAAGCTTCTTTTCAATAATGAGCGCTACAAGGAGCAGCTGAAGGATCTTTTGCCATATTTCCGATCGCGAGGTTTGCTGACACCACTTGCCGCTAATAGCAAGCGAG GACTTTGCAGTGCTCTTGAAATGGCCTACTTCAAGTGGATCAATAACGACCTGCTGACGGGGCTACTGTCTGAGCAGCATGGAACCAGTTTCAAGCGGCTGATTGCCTACGATGTTAGCTTTGCCACCAAAAAGGGAGATAATTATGCGAGTGAAATGTATCGTGTGTCGGTACAGTACGACATCGGGAACATAGTGAAGAAAAGGATAATTCTTAAG GTGATGCCATCGGGAGAACTACAGCAAAAAGTCATGGAGGAGAACAGTATCTACTCTAGGGAGATAGAAATTTACAGTCAAATAATGCCCAGGATATACAAGCTCTTAAGGTCGATTGGTGATGTTTCGATCATTTCGCCGCTCTGTTTGGCCACCGCCAACATACCCAAGCAGATGCTTGTGTTTGAAGATGTTAGCGAACAGAGCTTTAAGATGGTTGATCGTCGCCTTGGATTAGATTTAGACCATGCTCGCTTAGTGATTGTAAAGCTTGCCAAACTGCACGCCTGCTCGCGGATTGTGTACGAAGCTGAACCGACTCTGTTTGACCTCATGATGCAAGGATGCATTTCGGAGGATCCCAAGAAGCAAACGTTCTTACCCTACTATCGACGGTGCGTTGGTCAGGTGATGCGTTTAGTACAGCAATGGAACAAGGATGGAAGATGGAACTCGATTCTGGGAAAACTGGACAAGCTTCGGGACAAAATTATTCCCTACGGATGTGATGTTTACCACCGACGGGACGATTGCTTTAACGTACTTAATCATAACGACATCTGGGTTAACAATATGATGTTTCAATTCGAGCAGGGAACAGGAGTGAAAGATGTTCTGCTGCTGGATTACCAACTATCCTTTTACGGTTCCCCAGGGATAGATCTTAATTTCTTGCTGTACGGTTCACTGCAACCGGAAATTCGCAAATTACATCTCATGGAGTTAGTACAG CTCTATCACACTACGCTCCGTGGAACGTTGGAGCAACTGCACTACGGAGGAACCATACCCAGCCTGCCAGACATCCACGTGGAAATCATTCGCAAGGGATTCCACC GTGTCAACGCCGTCTTTCAGCAGATGCCCGTTGCCATGATGGAACGTTCGGAAGATGCGGACATGGATTTGATCTTGGGAGAGGGCGAACGAAGCGAAACATGTCGTCGAGAGCTGTTTGACAATCCACGATACGTCAGCATTTTGCCAGCCCTGTTGCAGGAGTTTGATCTAGCCG TAATGCCAGAAAATACCTTACCAGCTTGCCTGAACGCATCCGCCGATGCACCGGACTGGCTAAACGAAGTTTACGTGGAGCAAATGCTGCGCTGCGCGTTTAAGGACGCATCAATCAAAGTGCGCAAGCTGGATGTATTCTATGCCGTGCCGAAAGGGAACAACTATGCTAGCATCATATTTCGCATCGGTGTTACGTACCACTCCCAGCTACAG TACGAAATAGCACGCACCTTCATTGTCAAAGGTATGATTACGGAGGGAATTGCGGGCGAGAAACTGCGCCAGTACGACGTGCAGCGTAAGGAGATGGACGTGTACCAATTTGTGATTCCCGAGCTGAAGCTCCTGATGAAATCGATCGGCGAGCCGGGCGAGCTTTATCCTACCGCGCTGATAGTGGATCGCAAGCGTGAGGTGATCGTGTTTAAGGATCTGACCCCGGAAGGCTACCGGATGGTGGACCGGACGCAGGGCATGGACATAGTGCACATGAAAATGGCTATCAAGCTGATGGCCAAAATGCATGCCAGCTCGCTGAAGATGCGCGAGCAGCAGCCCAACATATTTGTGCCGTACAACACGTGCATCGTGACGCGCGAAACAGACGCTTTCTATCCGATGTTTGTGCACATCTTTAACGCACTGACGGATGAGGTTGGCAAATGGGGATCGGAATGGAAGTACTATCATGagaagctgcagcagctggcaCCGAACTTTGTCGAGTACTCACAGCGCGTGGTTGACAACGATCCGGCCAGCGATGatttgtgcgtgtttgtgcagGGTGACATGTGGGTGAACAATTTCCTGTACAAGTATGATGGACAGGGCAATCCGATCGATGCGGTTCTGCTGGATTTTCAGTACTGCACGTACGGCACACCGATGATCGATTTCTGCTACCTTTACTACACCTCGGCTAGGGATGACATCAGGCAGAACTGTTTCGATGAGCTGCTCCAGTACTACTACTATCAGCTGGTGGACTACGCACGACGGTTGCACTATCGGGCGCGGTTGCCAACACTCTATCAGTTTCTGCAGCAAACACAACGGAAAATGTTCTACG CTGTGTACTCCACCTTCATTGCATTACCGGTACAGATGAATGACAATACGGCTGATGCCGATTTCGAAGCATTGATGTGCAACGACGAGCGGGCACGGAACTTTAAGCGCATGGTTGTGGCGAACGAGAAATACCAAACTATCCTGCGCGGTTTGCTGCCACAGTTCGATCGCAAGGGTCTTTTGGACAAATTGGACTAG
- the LOC121602441 gene encoding uncharacterized protein LOC121602441 isoform X1, whose protein sequence is MSEASWKTAEFFKDVIARDLSLECTDSFTITSFEVGKANEKTAGYMSNIYRVLIELNFDKGTAKPTSLSYIVKEKTDTAFGSGLVELLSVFPKESEVYEKLLPAFEHLVQNEEETVRFGPKVFKTTTNPDTVIVLEDLSRSQFRMREKSFGLSVTDVKRILEKLAKFHAASVLYVEKNGAFSDVFAEGVISERTIDALRGHYESLYSAFVQSLRDRNIAAKYLQPLIKFDGQLLRECCKAQQVHHSELKVLNHGDLWPNNVMFGTDDLRFLDFQTASYGSPAADLLYFFATSATELMCDSLEELLQYYHEHLVKILQQLQYCKSIPTYTELLDQMRRRSVLLLPPLSEALAITMTGLTEPSDMEMITSEQPEGVALRKLVYNNPAYVALIDRLLPKLYELRLLK, encoded by the exons ATGAGTGAAGCAAGTTGGAAAACTGCCGAATTCTTTAAGGACGTAATAGCACGCGATCTTTCCCTGGAGTGTACTGATTCGTTTACAATCACATCATTTGAAGTTGGTAAGGCGAATGAAAAAACGGCAGGATATATGTCCAATATCTACCGGGTGTTGATCGAGCTAAATTTTGACAAAGGAACTGCGAAGCCGACATCACTGTCATATATTGTGAAGGAAAAAACAGACACAGCATTCGGAAGTGGTCTGGTCGAATTGCTGTCCGTTTTTCCCAAAGAGAGTGAAGTGTACGAGAAGCTATTGCCCGCCTTTGAGCATCTCGTGCAGAACGAAGAAGAAACGGTACGATTTGGACCAAAAGTATTCAAAACAACTACCAACCCTGACACGGTAATTGTGCTGGAGGATCTTTCGCGCAGTCAGTTTCGGATGCGGGAGAAAAGTTTCGGTCTTTCTGTAACAGATGTTAAAAGGATACTTGAGAAATTGGCCAAATTTCATGCCGCATCAGTGCTTTATGTGGAGAAAAATGGAGCGTTTTCGGATGTCTTTGCTGAGGGTGTAATTTCGGAACGCACAATTGACGCACTGCGGGGACACTACGAGTCGTTATATAGTGCATTTGTACAAAGTTTGCGTGATCGTAACATCGCTGCCAAATACTTGCAGCCACTG atCAAATTTGATGGACAATTGCTGCGTGAATGCTGTAAGGCACAGCAGGTGCATCATTCTGAGCTGAAAGTCTTAAACCATGGCGATCTGTGGCCCAACAATGTTATGTTCGGGACGGATGATCTACGGTTT CTGGATTTTCAAACTGCATCGTATGGGTCGCCTGCAGCAGATTTGCTGTACTTCTTTGCCACATCCGCTACGGAACTGATGTGTGATTCGTTGGAGGAGCTGTTGCAATACTACCATGAACATTTGGTAAAAATATTACAACAGCTGCAGTACTGTAAATCGATTCCAACGTACACGGAGTTGCTTGATCAGATGAGGCGTCGCAGTGTACTGTTGCTGCCGCCTCTATCGGAAGCATTAGCAATTACGATGACTGGTTTGACGGAGCCATCGGATATGGAAATGATAACATCCGAGCAACCGGAAGGCGTTGCGCTACGGAAACTTGTGTACAACAATCCGGCATACGTCGCACTGATTGATCGGCTGCTTCCCAAGCTTTATGAATTACGGTTGTTGAAATGa
- the LOC121602441 gene encoding uncharacterized protein LOC121602441 isoform X2 — MSEASWKTAEFFKDVIARDLSLECTDSFTITSFEVGTAKPTSLSYIVKEKTDTAFGSGLVELLSVFPKESEVYEKLLPAFEHLVQNEEETVRFGPKVFKTTTNPDTVIVLEDLSRSQFRMREKSFGLSVTDVKRILEKLAKFHAASVLYVEKNGAFSDVFAEGVISERTIDALRGHYESLYSAFVQSLRDRNIAAKYLQPLIKFDGQLLRECCKAQQVHHSELKVLNHGDLWPNNVMFGTDDLRFLDFQTASYGSPAADLLYFFATSATELMCDSLEELLQYYHEHLVKILQQLQYCKSIPTYTELLDQMRRRSVLLLPPLSEALAITMTGLTEPSDMEMITSEQPEGVALRKLVYNNPAYVALIDRLLPKLYELRLLK; from the exons ATGAGTGAAGCAAGTTGGAAAACTGCCGAATTCTTTAAGGACGTAATAGCACGCGATCTTTCCCTGGAGTGTACTGATTCGTTTACAATCACATCATTTGAAGTTG GAACTGCGAAGCCGACATCACTGTCATATATTGTGAAGGAAAAAACAGACACAGCATTCGGAAGTGGTCTGGTCGAATTGCTGTCCGTTTTTCCCAAAGAGAGTGAAGTGTACGAGAAGCTATTGCCCGCCTTTGAGCATCTCGTGCAGAACGAAGAAGAAACGGTACGATTTGGACCAAAAGTATTCAAAACAACTACCAACCCTGACACGGTAATTGTGCTGGAGGATCTTTCGCGCAGTCAGTTTCGGATGCGGGAGAAAAGTTTCGGTCTTTCTGTAACAGATGTTAAAAGGATACTTGAGAAATTGGCCAAATTTCATGCCGCATCAGTGCTTTATGTGGAGAAAAATGGAGCGTTTTCGGATGTCTTTGCTGAGGGTGTAATTTCGGAACGCACAATTGACGCACTGCGGGGACACTACGAGTCGTTATATAGTGCATTTGTACAAAGTTTGCGTGATCGTAACATCGCTGCCAAATACTTGCAGCCACTG atCAAATTTGATGGACAATTGCTGCGTGAATGCTGTAAGGCACAGCAGGTGCATCATTCTGAGCTGAAAGTCTTAAACCATGGCGATCTGTGGCCCAACAATGTTATGTTCGGGACGGATGATCTACGGTTT CTGGATTTTCAAACTGCATCGTATGGGTCGCCTGCAGCAGATTTGCTGTACTTCTTTGCCACATCCGCTACGGAACTGATGTGTGATTCGTTGGAGGAGCTGTTGCAATACTACCATGAACATTTGGTAAAAATATTACAACAGCTGCAGTACTGTAAATCGATTCCAACGTACACGGAGTTGCTTGATCAGATGAGGCGTCGCAGTGTACTGTTGCTGCCGCCTCTATCGGAAGCATTAGCAATTACGATGACTGGTTTGACGGAGCCATCGGATATGGAAATGATAACATCCGAGCAACCGGAAGGCGTTGCGCTACGGAAACTTGTGTACAACAATCCGGCATACGTCGCACTGATTGATCGGCTGCTTCCCAAGCTTTATGAATTACGGTTGTTGAAATGa